Sequence from the Syngnathus acus chromosome 13, fSynAcu1.2, whole genome shotgun sequence genome:
tgtgggagaagtcatatggggagaacatgcaaactccacataggAAGGAATCAAAGCCAGCACCTCTGAACTGAACTGTGCAACCCTTATCCAAAcacaaatgatttaattttattaacGATTGACGTACTCTGTAAACCGAAAGCAACACACTTTGCTTTGCTGTTCATGAGACATAGAGCCAGGCATGCTTCCCCCATATAGACACAATCATTATAAGACTCCAGGCTTTTGATAGCATCAAAGTCTTTAATGTAATGGATTCTAGTTTGAGCTGTGCAGTAATAACCCCTCAAGCTGTAACCTCTTACAAAATGCCAACTGCTTAGTTGTCAGCCCAGGCTCTAAGCTCAGTGGTCAGTGCTTTGTGTTGGTAGCAGTATGAGTTGTAACTTTGTATTTGAGTGCTTTATTTCTTTACTTCTATTTTTGTCACCTACTGGAGGTTGTGTTTATATGTTCTGGGTTGctaaattaaattataaaacgattcattatttcattaaattaaaaaggcACTCTTTATTCAGGGTCTGTCTCCATAGACATAAAAGAGAGATTTAAAGACTGGATTCAGGATTTTGGTGTCAGTGTGAATTTGGAAACCACCATGCGCTTGTCTCGTGCTGGACATGACATCATGCGGCCGAAAAGTGTTCGAAAATGCAGCCTTCAGAGGACCCAGCCTGTAATCCTGAATATAGCCATTGTGTACAGGAgtcatcttttatttgttttctcttaACAATTTGAATGCTGAGTTACATAATACTTTACCTTTGAAAGGCTACTGACAGATTTTCCAACACAAGTGCATGCAAAAATATCTCTATATATTGACAAAGGGGCACTTGCCATGGCATTTGATTATTTCTTGAAGCAAATCTCCTAAATTTAAATAACACTGAGCTGTTCTGTAATTTGTGACATCCAGAGAAgatatacatatttttaagCGTGTGGGGATCTAGAAAATAGTATGGGGTAATTCATGCTGGTCTACCAACAACGTGATTGATGCCTGCAACTGCAACTGGGAATTATTtccaacccatccatccattatctgcaCCGCTTGTCCGCACGGGGGTTGCGgacatgctggagcctatcccagctgtcattgggcagtaggcgtgggacaccctgaactggttgccagccaatcgcagggcacacagagacaaacaaccatccgcgcTCGCACTCACaactatgggcaatttggagtgcccaatcggcctaccaagcatgtttttgggttgTGGGAGGACCCAGagaaaactccacacagggagggctggaggtggaattgGACCCGCatcctctgaactgtgaggcggacgtacTAACCAGATGCcgcctatttttaaatcatgaaaaaaataaagtgccactttgttttgaatgcaATGAAATCATATCACAGCACTCAGTGATAGatcaaaaaaagaagttgTTGAAATTAGTAGTTCATTAACACTTTTTACAGAATACAgattttgacatttgactAAATTACACTTTACCATTCTTCGCACAGGCATCCAAAGCGAACTTTGTAGTCATAGCATTGTTTGCTTGTCTGGTCCTGGTTGCGACAGGCAAATCCCTCGGTAGGACTAAATCtgcaaaattatgaaaatatacatatacagtaaACTGAACACAATATATCATAATGTGATTAAAAGTTCATATCCGGggtcaattaaaacaaaaggtAGTTGCTTGAAACCAACAAATGAGAGTTGAGCAAAAGCTGTTATCCAAAGGTCTGTTGAACCCCAATTGAGACCACTGTCAACAATGAACTTGAATACCAAAGAGACATGACAGTTGATGATCTCATGTTTGTGGacgcagacaaaaaaaaaacacacaacaatgTTTTTACCATAAAGCCAACTTACTTGTAAGGTGTCTGCCCGGTGTACATAAAAGGATAGTCATAATAAGCTGTGACAACTTCGATGTCGACAGGGTGTTCGCAGATATCCGGATAATATTGCTTCAGGTCAGATAGAAGCTCAAAGTCTCCTGTTCCATACGGGTTGTCATGGTTAAACCATGGGGTGTAGCACACTGTTTGGTGGACATTATGATAAGTCAataagtcagtcagtcagtcgagagggggagagggagagagagagagagagagcgagagagagaatgcAAATCTTGAAATCTGGTTATTCATAGACTATAATATGACCATTGACTTACAATTTGGATGGCAGAATCTTATGGGGCACTCAAAGCGCACTTCGTAATCAGAACAATTTCCATTCTTCTGGTCTGAATTTTTACAGATGAAACCTGTTACTGTGTCCGCTCTGCATAGACAGTTGAAAATCAGTTAGTGCTATTGTAGGGCACCCTCATCCCTCATAGATCACCTAATGGTTATGATGTGacctcccccccccatccctcaTAGATCACCTAATGGTTATGAagttatcccccccccccccccccccgtacTGTACTGGTACTCACACAATAATCACATCGCCCGTTGAATCCACACTGGCACCGGATTTTGTGCGGGCCTCAATGGAAGCAGGCACATCACATATTCTCAATGGGAATTGCTCCCGAATTGTAGAAATCTTTTCAAAGTCACCCTGTTGGTTGGGGTCGTCAACATCAAACCACTCAGTCCAACACACTGAAGCCGTTGTGAGAGAAGAAGACGATTGCATGGTGTGATcaaaaaatgaacataattagtaaaaataaacaacaattgtCCCGTGATAAACACGCACAAAGTTTtagcacatttttttcattaaatatCGTGCAAAAGTGTGTCCAAGGTGACAATTGTGTAATTTGAAGTAAACTCATGAAAATAGGAAATAAGTATAAACTGCAACTCTTTGATTTACCCTACTTTTCAAGAAAGCATGCAATTTTTTGGagcaggactttttttttttttttataccttACTGTTACTCAGATAGTTATTTGTTCACagtaaaatgcaaatttagcAGTTTACAGGGGAACTAGATCGATATTCCAGATGACATAAACATTGGATGAAATTTTTTTATCAGTAATGTTCCCATTCATAAAAGACAGATTCTGCATAAATGGTTGGGAACTACTGTGTGTATTGTGTTTACTTGTCAAGAAATGGTGCCCTAGTCTGCAACCTACCTTTCACATGTACTTCTCACAAACTCACTTTTGGGGGGTTTCAAGGAGAAAACCAGATTTTTAGAATGCCATGAGGCATTTATAGTGTGTGACTTTCATCTAAGGAATAATTTAATCATGGTTACCTGGTGGTTTGCAGAAATTAAGTGGACACTTGAAACGAACACGATAATCCGCACACGTGCCATCCTCCTGATCATAATTTTCACATATAAATCCTGTATTGACGTCAGCTCTGTTGGGAAACAGAATTGGGTCAATCTTGCATCCTTTATAATTGGTTCAGATGTGACTACAGCAGTTTCTTAAAAAATGGCTATAACCATTTACACAAATTGAGTgtaagaaaatgaaatcagtGGTAGATCTAATACTTACACTTGAATTATGTCCCCTGTTGAAGCCACACTGAACCCATGTACAGTTTGGACTTCAATTTGAATTGGAGTCTGGCAAATTTTGTATGGATAGTTGCAGCGCAGCTTACTAATAGTCTCATAGTCTCCAGCACCAGAGGGGTCATCCCTATCAAGCCATGGAGTCCAGCATTCTGGAGCAATCACGAAAAGGAGGTACATTGTAAGAGATCGGGAATCAAAGAATGATATGGAATTAACTTTGGAGAGCTATCTTCCtaattttatctttatctttattttattttttaccttttcttaaagatatattctttattttattaaagcgtgctcctattttaaactcactttattaattgtgtatgcatacattaatgttttgtttttatgtattcatgtttttctttcattgttgtaaagcgctttgagctgcatttcttgtatgaaaggtgctatacaaataacatttattattattattattattaatgtcaATATGTATTTGCATCAACATATTTGTGAACTAATCATGGATTACTTGGCTTGTTTTATCATTGGTTTATCACAACATGTGATTACTTAATACACATATTTAATTACATATGATTACCTTGTTCTTTGCAGAAATCATTGGGACATATGAAACGAACTTTATAATCAGAGCACTGTCCACTCTTCTGGTGATCATTTTTACAGATAAACCCAGTAGTTGCATCCACTCTGCAGAAATGAAAGGAGTCActtaaatcaaaacaacataGTAATAGCTGCTTTCAATTAGCCTTTCAATTGTGGAGGACGAACACTGCCAAAATAcaccaaaatataaataaataaatccatccgtccattatctgtaccgcttgtccccacgggggtcgcgggcgcgctggagcctatccctgctgtcatcaggcagtaggcaagaaccggttgccagccaatcgcagggcacacagagacgaataatcatccgcactcacacctagggacaattcggagtgctcaatcggcctaccaagcatgtttttgggaagtgggaggaaaccggaggacCTGGAGAAAAtccacgcaggcacagggagaacatgcaaactccacacagggagggccggaggtgaaatcaaacccgcaccctctgaactgtgaggcggacgtgctaaccagtgtacCATCGAACtacctaaataaataaatatttaattgtattttagtTCCACATTTATgttgctatttatttttaattcttaaatatttgttattttttaatttcaatatttacatttgtgtttatttgcatgtgtatttatttttgattttggtACTTTTCTCTATATAAAAGTAGTTCagtgtacatttattttgtgggAAATGGAAGTTCCTTCATATATCAGATCTGATTGGACTGAATAGTAGTTTACATACCTcaataggaaaataaaattgagcgTTATGCTTGCTAGACTCCCATAAATTTATCATAGATGTGTATATTTGCGGTGGATCCAGGACTTACACAGCAATGACATCCCCGGTCGAAGACAGACTATTTCCAGCGACAGTATTGACCTCAATGTCAAGCGGAAATGGGCAGATTTCATTTGGGTTTCCAAATTGGAGTTTCTGGAGTAACTCGAAGTCTCCGGCATCAGTAGGGTCATCTTGGTCGTACCATGGAGTCGTGCACACTAAAGAGTTGCATCCacggaagaagatgaagaaaacaTTGGTGTAAATTTGCATGGTTTTCTGGATTTAAATGAAAACGTTTAGAATTCTATTTTCAAAACCTGCTCCAAAATGTGTGGTGTTAGTGTAGTAATTGGATTATTTTACTAATGTATACACTAATTTCACCTGTGATATTTCACCAACATATACTGTGTAAATTATCCTTTCATAATAAAAACCTAatggatgaaaaacaaatgcagtgTGGAGAATCCCAAGACAAACATGAGGACATAAAAGGGAAATAGTTATTTctacacaaacaacaaaaagataaCCAATAGCACTTTAAAAAAGCAACAGAAAACATGAACATGGGGAAAATTAATGAATTCAAATTTACAAGATAGAATACTACTCATACATTATTTCCTGACTGAAATATTTTAGccttgtcattaaaaaaacaattctgccAACAGAAAGCTAAAAAATACTGTAGTGTTTTATGTTCATGATTACCTTTTGGTTTGCAGAACTCAAGGGGGCACAAGAAACGAACTTGATAATCTGTACAATTACCATACGGCTGGTCACAATTTCTACAAACAAATCCTACGTCTGTGTCAGCTCTGTGAAGACAAACAGCGGATTCAATCAGTATCCATCTAAAATACATGTCAGCACTTTATCTCGACAGCATTTGTAGTTCATCTTGTACTTACGCGAGAATCACATCGCCCGTTGAACTAACATCATCTCCAGATGTGGTTGTGATCTCAATTTTAATTGGATGGTCGCAGATCTCCCAAGGATACTCTTTGTGCAGGTCAGGAAGAGTTTCAAAATCTCCATGACCAAGGGGGTTGTCTCGATCAAACCATGGAGTCCAGCATTCTGGAGCAGGCATTTAGAGCAGAGGTGTCAAGCTCATTTTTGCCACAGGCCACATCGTAGTTATGGTTTTCTTTGGAGGGACATTATGACTGACTATGAACTTAAATGTATGATCACCTcattttatacacacacacgttttgaaatcagaggcCAGTAAAACAGCTTCTTGAAatattattacattattttaaaagggGCATTGAGAACAAAAATCCTTGCAATAtctcaacatttttaaaagtgaagacaatttgcaatttttatgGGTCAACCATGGGTTTCATTAAAGCTCAGATGTCTGATTAAGAAATTAAAACTTCTATCGTGGGTCTGAAACATACATGCCAACTTTGGGTTGTAAAACAAAtggttttcattcattcattttccccccaaaatacCGTGGGGTattagtgatgggaaaattaAGCTTCAAGATGCTTCATGAAcctgttgtattttttactCCTCGAGACGGTGCTGTTGTTTCGAAGAAAGGCAGTTAAGAAATGGCAAGACAGTTTTTCAGTTCGATGTCAAACAGAGAGTGCCATCGAGAggagtaaaataaatacaactggtTAATGAAGTCTG
This genomic interval carries:
- the si:dkey-205h13.2 gene encoding mucin-5AC isoform X1 — its product is MMIKWLGITIALLHAGNYVEASGNHAECWTRWYDRDNPSGVGDFEILSRLRLENPMEICPVPIQIEARTVSGDSVNSTGETINAFDTTTGFSCVNADQATGSCSDYEVRFQCPLNFCPLEECWTPWFDRDNPLGHGDFETLPDLHKEYPWEICDHPIKIEITTTSGDDVSSTGDVILAADTDVGFVCRNCDQPYGNCTDYQVRFLCPLEFCKPKVCTTPWYDQDDPTDAGDFELLQKLQFGNPNEICPFPLDIEVNTVAGNSLSSTGDVIAVVDATTGFICKNDHQKSGQCSDYKVRFICPNDFCKEQECWTPWLDRDDPSGAGDYETISKLRCNYPYKICQTPIQIEVQTVHGFSVASTGDIIQVADVNTGFICENYDQEDGTCADYRVRFKCPLNFCKPPVCWTEWFDVDDPNQQGDFEKISTIREQFPLRICDVPASIEARTKSGASVDSTGDVIIVADTVTGFICKNSDQKNGNCSDYEVRFECPIRFCHPNLCYTPWFNHDNPYGTGDFELLSDLKQYYPDICEHPVDIEVVTAYYDYPFMYTGQTPYKFSPTEGFACRNQDQTSKQCYDYKVRFGCLCEEW
- the si:dkey-205h13.2 gene encoding mucin-5AC isoform X2 — encoded protein: MMIKWLGITIALLHAGNYVEASGNHAECWTRWYDRDNPSGVGDFEILSRLRLENPMEICPVPIQIEARTVSGDSVNSTGETINAFDTTTGFSCVNADQATGSCSDYEVRFQCPLNFCPLEECWTPWFDRDNPLGHGDFETLPDLHKEYPWEICDHPIKIEITTTSGDDVSSTGDVILAADTDVGFVCRNCDQPYGNCTDYQVRFLCPLEFCKPKVCTTPWYDQDDPTDAGDFELLQKLQFGNPNEICPFPLDIEVNTVAGNSLSSTGDVIAVVDATTGFICKNDHQKSGQCSDYKVRFICPNDFCKEQECWTPWLDRDDPSGAGDYETISKLRCNYPYKICQTPIQIEVQTVHGFSVASTGDIIQVADVNTGFICENYDQEDGTCADYRVRFKCPLNFCKPPVCWTEWFDVDDPNQQGDFEKISTIREQFPLRICDVPASIEARTKSGASVDSTGDVIIVVLHPMV